From a single Loigolactobacillus coryniformis subsp. coryniformis KCTC 3167 = DSM 20001 genomic region:
- a CDS encoding PTS transporter subunit EIIC — protein sequence MAEDKVTRLAREIYQNVGGPENVSKLIHCMTRVRMTIKDTSKVDMAGLKAIDGVMGVVEEDTLQVVVGPGTVNKVAAAMVEQVGVGLGEDFPTAKATGVEAGLTDREKVEARAAEVKAAQKAKQKQTPIKRILKSISNIFIPLIPVFVGAGLIGGIAAIMSNLLVAGDIGKSWTDFVAVLNVIKNGVFAYLVIYVGINSANEFGATPGLGGVIGAVTLLNGITPEAPLHNIFNGQALTAGQGGVIGVIFAVWVLAIIEKRLHKIIPDSIDIIVTPTISLLVVGVFTIFLVMPIAGVISNSLVGGINWVLEVGGAFSGFILGLFFLPMVMFGLHQILTPIHIEMINKTGATPLLPILAMAGAGQVGAALALWIRCRKNKELTNLIKGALPVGFLGIGEPLIYGVTLPLGRPFITACIGGGIGGAVVGWLGNIGAIAIGPSGIALIPLINNGHWLGYVAGLLAAYIGGFIATYFFGVPKEATLPKEA from the coding sequence ATGGCTGAAGATAAGGTAACGCGACTTGCGCGTGAGATTTATCAAAATGTTGGTGGACCAGAAAATGTTTCCAAGTTGATTCATTGTATGACTCGTGTGCGGATGACGATCAAAGACACGTCGAAGGTTGATATGGCTGGCTTAAAGGCAATTGACGGTGTTATGGGTGTTGTGGAAGAAGATACGTTACAAGTTGTTGTGGGACCAGGAACCGTGAATAAGGTAGCCGCCGCAATGGTTGAACAGGTCGGCGTGGGCTTAGGTGAAGATTTTCCGACGGCAAAAGCAACTGGTGTTGAGGCGGGTTTAACTGATCGTGAAAAAGTGGAAGCACGTGCAGCAGAAGTTAAGGCAGCACAAAAAGCTAAACAAAAACAAACGCCGATCAAGCGAATTCTAAAATCAATTTCAAATATTTTTATTCCTCTGATTCCAGTATTTGTTGGTGCCGGGTTAATTGGCGGGATTGCGGCGATAATGTCGAATCTCCTTGTTGCCGGTGATATTGGTAAGAGCTGGACTGATTTTGTAGCGGTGCTTAATGTTATTAAAAACGGGGTCTTTGCTTATTTAGTGATCTATGTCGGTATCAATAGTGCCAATGAGTTTGGGGCAACGCCAGGTTTAGGTGGCGTGATCGGTGCCGTTACATTGTTGAATGGAATCACACCAGAAGCGCCCTTGCATAATATCTTTAATGGCCAAGCTTTGACAGCAGGCCAAGGTGGTGTGATCGGTGTTATTTTCGCAGTGTGGGTTCTAGCTATTATTGAAAAACGACTGCATAAAATCATTCCGGATTCGATCGATATTATTGTAACACCAACAATCTCACTTTTAGTAGTCGGTGTCTTTACAATTTTCTTAGTCATGCCAATTGCGGGGGTAATCTCAAACTCACTAGTTGGTGGCATCAATTGGGTATTAGAAGTTGGCGGTGCTTTTTCTGGGTTCATTCTTGGACTATTCTTCTTACCAATGGTTATGTTTGGGCTCCATCAAATTTTGACACCAATTCATATTGAGATGATCAATAAAACTGGTGCAACTCCATTACTGCCGATTTTAGCGATGGCTGGGGCTGGACAAGTTGGTGCAGCTCTAGCTTTATGGATTCGTTGTCGTAAAAATAAAGAATTAACTAATTTGATCAAAGGCGCGTTACCGGTTGGTTTCTTAGGTATTGGCGAACCATTGATCTATGGGGTAACGTTGCCACTAGGTCGACCATTTATTACAGCTTGTATCGGTGGTGGTATTGGTGGGGCTGTTGTAGGTTGGTTAGGTAATATTGGTGCAATTGCTATCGGTCCTTCAGGTATTGCATTGATTCCACTGATCAATAACGGTCACTGGTTGGGCTATGTTGCAGGTTTATTGGCGGCTTACATTGGTGGTTTTATCGCAACTTACTTCTTTGGTGTACCTAAGGAAGCAACTTTGCCTAAAGAAGCATAA
- a CDS encoding MurR/RpiR family transcriptional regulator, which yields MQNILFEIHSQLSKLSPSESKVAAYILKHPRSVIEMNTATFAQKAGVSTATIIRFSKNICPEGGFPALKLRLSAETEIDERLYSEINPGDSLAVVKNKFAMRVSHTITQTNQVLSEASVQTAVQQLTAAATIFVYGLGASNVVAQDFQQKFIRVGKSVVQSLDTHLLAAGLTAQTQPTVLVLISNSGQKKDSQNLAKLARDQQVPVIVLTHAAKSKLAKLATTLLLHDDSEENMNTRSAATTSLLAQLYAVDLLYYAYVASNYHASILPIVNSHDVIGKYFD from the coding sequence ATGCAAAATATACTATTTGAAATTCATAGTCAATTAAGTAAACTATCACCATCAGAGTCAAAGGTAGCGGCTTATATTTTAAAGCATCCTCGTAGTGTGATTGAAATGAATACGGCGACTTTTGCGCAAAAAGCTGGCGTCAGTACAGCAACGATCATTCGCTTTAGTAAGAATATTTGTCCGGAAGGTGGTTTTCCAGCATTAAAGTTGCGTCTTTCAGCGGAAACGGAAATTGATGAGCGGCTTTATAGCGAGATCAATCCTGGAGATAGTTTGGCTGTTGTGAAAAATAAGTTTGCTATGCGGGTCAGTCATACGATCACACAAACTAATCAGGTCTTAAGTGAAGCATCAGTACAAACTGCGGTGCAACAACTAACTGCAGCTGCAACAATTTTTGTTTATGGTTTAGGTGCCTCGAATGTAGTGGCACAGGATTTTCAACAGAAGTTTATCCGAGTAGGTAAATCAGTAGTTCAATCATTAGATACACATTTATTAGCAGCTGGTTTAACTGCACAAACACAACCAACGGTTTTGGTACTCATTTCTAATTCTGGTCAAAAAAAAGATAGTCAAAATCTAGCTAAGTTGGCACGAGATCAACAGGTGCCAGTGATCGTGCTAACCCATGCGGCTAAAAGTAAACTCGCTAAACTTGCGACAACACTGCTATTGCATGATGATAGCGAAGAAAATATGAATACGCGTAGTGCAGCGACAACTTCCTTGTTGGCCCAACTATATGCAGTTGATCTACTTTATTATGCTTATGTGGCATCTAATTATCATGCTAGTATTTTACCGATCGTCAACTCACATGACGTGATCGGTAAGTATTTTGACTAA
- a CDS encoding PTS sugar transporter subunit IIA — protein sequence MFNFLKKKSSPKDELHALATGKLIPLEQVADDVFSQKMMGDGFAVQPDTGEIVAPITGKIESIFPTKHALTISTSTGLELMLHLGLDTVELNGAPFSLNVSEGQMVTAGEPLVKMDLAAVTAAGKETTVIVVITNMDVVAELTTVETRSVTAGEVVQEISLK from the coding sequence ATGTTTAACTTTTTAAAAAAGAAAAGTAGTCCAAAAGATGAATTACACGCGTTAGCAACTGGTAAACTGATACCGTTAGAACAAGTAGCTGACGATGTTTTCTCACAAAAAATGATGGGCGATGGTTTTGCAGTTCAGCCAGATACTGGTGAAATCGTTGCACCAATAACCGGTAAAATTGAAAGTATTTTTCCAACTAAACATGCGCTAACGATCAGTACATCTACTGGTCTAGAATTAATGTTGCATTTGGGATTGGACACAGTTGAATTAAATGGCGCACCATTCTCATTAAATGTTAGTGAGGGTCAAATGGTTACGGCAGGTGAACCACTTGTAAAAATGGATCTAGCAGCAGTGACAGCTGCTGGTAAAGAAACAACCGTTATTGTGGTCATCACGAATATGGATGTGGTAGCTGAATTAACCACAGTTGAAACACGATCAGTTACCGCTGGCGAAGTTGTTCAAGAAATTAGTCTTAAATAA
- a CDS encoding ABC transporter substrate-binding protein encodes MKLWKKCALVAGLLVATTIMATPSQTASARTVTDLTGTKVTLPQKVTRVADLWHANNQVVLLLNGQKKLVATTDTIKQMPWFTTVYPGIKNVTAPLSGSDLQTEELLKQKPDVVLTADASQAEQAKKAGIPAVNLMYQDFAGLKKSVKVTAQVLGGNAPTIAQTYTKELNGNINYVAKHLKKGTQKPKVLHIVNAQDLLKVDGRDTIVDEWIKLSGGQNALTIKGNMKAVTAEQIIAANPDVIIVGSTTSKAALKTLRADSRFANLKAVKAGRVYGNPQGTFAWDRYSAEEALQVLWAAKKLHPAQFKQLNMIQKTQQFYEKYYHYDLSKAAAKRILAGEKPA; translated from the coding sequence GTGAAACTTTGGAAAAAATGTGCTCTAGTTGCTGGTTTACTGGTAGCGACTACGATCATGGCAACACCTAGCCAAACTGCCAGTGCGCGTACGGTAACTGATCTAACCGGCACCAAAGTCACTTTGCCACAAAAAGTGACCCGTGTTGCCGACCTCTGGCACGCCAATAATCAGGTTGTTTTATTGTTAAATGGCCAGAAAAAATTAGTTGCTACCACGGATACGATCAAGCAGATGCCTTGGTTCACCACGGTGTACCCGGGGATCAAAAATGTGACTGCACCGCTAAGCGGCAGTGATCTCCAAACAGAAGAATTACTGAAACAAAAACCAGATGTAGTGCTGACTGCAGATGCCAGCCAAGCGGAACAAGCCAAAAAAGCCGGTATTCCCGCTGTTAACCTGATGTACCAAGATTTTGCCGGCTTAAAAAAATCGGTCAAAGTAACCGCGCAAGTATTAGGCGGTAACGCGCCGACCATCGCCCAAACGTACACTAAGGAACTGAATGGCAATATTAATTACGTGGCGAAACATCTTAAAAAAGGCACGCAAAAGCCTAAGGTCTTGCACATCGTCAACGCCCAAGATCTACTGAAAGTTGACGGGCGCGATACGATCGTCGATGAATGGATCAAATTAAGTGGCGGTCAAAATGCGCTAACGATCAAAGGTAATATGAAAGCAGTGACTGCCGAGCAGATCATTGCGGCTAATCCCGATGTGATCATCGTTGGCAGCACCACTAGCAAAGCGGCGCTAAAAACATTACGGGCGGATTCTCGTTTTGCAAATTTAAAAGCTGTCAAAGCTGGCCGGGTGTATGGTAACCCGCAAGGTACCTTTGCCTGGGATCGCTATAGTGCTGAAGAGGCCTTACAAGTCTTATGGGCGGCGAAAAAATTACATCCCGCTCAATTCAAACAATTAAACATGATCCAAAAAACGCAACAATTTTACGAAAAGTACTATCACTATGACTTAAGTAAAGCGGCAGCCAAACGTATCTTGGCCGGGGAAAAACCAGCTTAG
- a CDS encoding ABC transporter ATP-binding protein — protein MTELTAQNLSFAYQATPLFSGINFHLKSGQIHCILGPNGVGKSTLLNCLAGAYQPTDGQIKLDQHALTSLTPTQRARKIAYVPQMSSERTPVSFSLRDYVLLGRAPYLGLLAAPSKKDIAKADQLLDRFGLSERADNSYSAVSGGQQQLASIVRALLQEPALIIFDEPTSALDVANQVRVLKLIRQLAHAGYGIVLTTHDPNQALLLNDQVSTLAQNGQWHSGTAAELLTSDHLSQVYQLPLRVLELPDSHQETCIVDQTTFTTI, from the coding sequence ATGACTGAATTAACAGCGCAGAATCTCAGTTTTGCTTACCAAGCGACGCCACTGTTTAGCGGGATCAATTTTCACCTTAAAAGTGGTCAAATTCACTGTATCCTAGGGCCTAACGGTGTCGGCAAGTCCACATTGCTCAACTGCTTAGCCGGTGCTTACCAACCGACTGACGGCCAGATCAAGTTGGATCAGCACGCACTAACTTCGCTTACACCGACTCAGCGCGCCCGTAAAATCGCCTACGTGCCGCAAATGAGTAGTGAACGTACGCCTGTCTCATTTAGTTTACGCGACTATGTTTTATTAGGCCGCGCACCTTATCTCGGTTTGCTCGCTGCTCCCAGCAAAAAAGACATTGCCAAAGCTGATCAGCTGCTGGACCGTTTTGGCCTAAGCGAGCGCGCTGATAACAGTTATTCGGCGGTCAGCGGTGGCCAGCAGCAACTCGCTAGTATTGTCCGTGCGTTGCTGCAGGAACCGGCATTAATCATTTTTGATGAGCCCACCTCTGCCTTAGATGTCGCCAATCAAGTGCGCGTACTCAAATTGATTCGCCAACTTGCTCACGCTGGTTACGGCATTGTTTTGACCACTCACGACCCTAACCAAGCGCTTTTACTTAATGACCAAGTTAGTACTCTAGCGCAAAATGGCCAGTGGCACAGCGGTACAGCAGCCGAACTTTTAACCAGTGACCACCTAAGCCAAGTCTACCAATTACCATTGCGTGTTCTGGAACTACCGGACAGCCACCAAGAAACTTGTATCGTCGATCAAACCACTTTTACCACGATTTAA
- a CDS encoding FecCD family ABC transporter permease, which produces MAHIQKKHQLSNRQLIGGSSLLLLVVALVALSVGRYPLSATTITRFLLHPLHLAPALSATDQQIIFELRLPRIIAAAVIGAALAISGTAFQAIFHNPLVSPDLLGVSNGAAAGAALAIILGAHTAGIQFSAFIGGLLAVTAAITIQRLLHTRGSLTLVLAGIIISGFMQAIIGLLKYVADPDQQLPSITYWQLGSLEKVTLTNLGLNLPTLLLAGIVLYALRWRLNLLSLNPLEATTLGANLRLEQGIVILCATILTASAVCLSGTIGWIGLVIPHAARLVSGQNNAKSLPLAAIFGAIFLLLLDSLARTVSAGEIPLGILTGFIGTPLFVWLLLKKRVTLS; this is translated from the coding sequence GTGGCTCACATTCAAAAAAAACATCAACTCAGCAATCGGCAATTGATCGGCGGTAGTAGTTTATTGTTGCTGGTAGTCGCGCTGGTTGCGCTTAGCGTTGGCCGCTACCCCTTGTCAGCCACAACGATCACCCGTTTTCTATTGCATCCACTGCATTTGGCACCGGCGCTAAGTGCCACTGACCAACAAATTATTTTCGAATTAAGATTACCGCGCATTATTGCCGCAGCAGTGATCGGTGCGGCGTTGGCAATTTCTGGGACCGCCTTTCAAGCTATTTTTCATAATCCACTAGTTTCACCGGACTTACTAGGCGTGTCCAATGGGGCTGCCGCTGGTGCCGCGTTGGCGATTATTTTAGGCGCACATACAGCCGGTATTCAGTTTAGCGCCTTTATCGGGGGACTATTGGCAGTGACTGCAGCGATCACGATCCAGCGTTTATTACACACGCGCGGTAGTTTGACCTTAGTGCTAGCTGGGATTATCATCAGCGGTTTTATGCAAGCAATCATCGGGCTATTAAAATACGTTGCCGATCCTGATCAGCAACTACCGAGTATTACTTATTGGCAACTAGGCAGTCTGGAAAAAGTCACCTTGACCAATCTTGGACTTAATTTACCGACTTTACTCTTAGCTGGAATCGTGCTTTATGCGTTACGCTGGCGTTTGAATTTACTCAGCTTGAATCCGCTGGAAGCCACCACTTTAGGCGCTAATTTACGCTTAGAACAAGGCATCGTCATTTTATGCGCAACGATTTTAACTGCCAGTGCAGTTTGCCTCAGTGGCACGATCGGCTGGATCGGCTTAGTCATTCCCCATGCCGCGCGTTTAGTATCAGGCCAAAACAATGCCAAATCCTTGCCGCTCGCTGCTATTTTCGGCGCTATTTTCCTATTGTTGTTGGACAGTTTAGCACGCACCGTCAGCGCCGGTGAGATTCCGTTAGGTATTCTGACTGGTTTCATCGGTACCCCACTGTTCGTCTGGCTTTTGCTAAAGAAACGAGTGACCTTATCATGA
- a CDS encoding molybdenum cofactor biosynthesis protein MoaE, with protein MHYVAIAAQPLDVQALYEKLKAPQFGGIVTFVGTVRQWTDDVETQSLEYSAYTEMAIKEMTKLAVAIEAKGANVVIVHRVGHLALTEEAVFVGVAAAHRGEAFKWCEYLIDTVKKQVPIWKKEFDTDKVRWGGPQ; from the coding sequence GTGCATTATGTTGCCATCGCAGCGCAACCATTAGATGTTCAAGCGCTGTATGAAAAATTAAAAGCGCCACAATTTGGCGGTATCGTGACCTTTGTGGGTACGGTACGTCAGTGGACCGATGATGTGGAAACGCAGTCGCTTGAATACAGTGCCTATACAGAAATGGCCATCAAAGAAATGACTAAGTTAGCCGTGGCGATCGAAGCTAAAGGCGCCAACGTGGTGATCGTTCACCGAGTGGGTCATCTAGCGCTAACTGAAGAAGCTGTTTTTGTTGGTGTGGCAGCAGCCCATCGCGGTGAAGCCTTTAAGTGGTGTGAGTACCTGATCGATACTGTGAAGAAGCAAGTGCCGATTTGGAAGAAAGAATTTGATACCGACAAAGTGCGCTGGGGAGGTCCGCAATGA
- a CDS encoding MoaD/ThiS family protein — protein sequence MMFNVKLFAILAEQIGQTEVQLSLTAPITAAAVKAALQEQFPQTAAVLADCLVAINQTFVSEERFAPDEVTEIALIPPVSGG from the coding sequence ATGATGTTCAACGTCAAGTTATTCGCGATTTTAGCTGAGCAAATTGGCCAAACTGAAGTTCAATTGTCACTTACGGCACCAATCACAGCCGCTGCAGTCAAGGCTGCTTTGCAGGAACAATTTCCACAAACAGCCGCTGTTTTAGCCGATTGCCTGGTTGCCATCAACCAAACGTTTGTCAGTGAGGAGCGTTTTGCCCCTGACGAGGTTACTGAGATTGCCTTAATTCCACCAGTCAGTGGTGGTTAG
- the moaA gene encoding GTP 3',8-cyclase MoaA, which produces MKQLYDRYDRLHNYIRISITDRCPLRCVYCMPKEGLPFFPTERVLSQDEIVQMVENFSEMGISKVRFTGGEPLLRSDVVDIVRRVHEIPGIDDISATTNGLYLPRKAAALKEAGLQRLNISLDTFDADRYKKITRGGNIKQVLKGIEVAAELGFMIKLNVVVIKGQNDDEIIDFLNYTRTHNVNIRFIEFMPIGNPLKTWQKEYVGLKSVFDVCAENGLEYEPIELTGNGPSENFQIKDAVGSFGLIHPISNKFCETCNRLRITPDGYVKACLYWDEEINIRQAIPDKEEFQRLIQKALDNKPLNHEMAMADADKVVNKAPTWRHMSQIGG; this is translated from the coding sequence ATGAAACAATTATACGACCGCTATGATCGCTTGCATAATTATATTCGGATCTCGATCACTGATCGCTGTCCGTTGCGTTGCGTCTATTGTATGCCAAAAGAAGGACTACCGTTTTTCCCGACGGAGCGTGTTCTATCGCAAGACGAGATCGTCCAAATGGTAGAAAACTTTTCCGAAATGGGTATTTCTAAAGTTCGTTTTACTGGCGGGGAACCTTTGTTACGCAGTGATGTTGTCGATATTGTCCGCCGTGTTCATGAGATTCCTGGCATTGACGATATTTCGGCTACAACGAATGGACTGTATTTACCGCGCAAAGCTGCAGCCTTAAAGGAAGCGGGTTTGCAACGGCTAAATATTAGTTTAGACACCTTCGATGCGGATCGTTACAAAAAAATCACCCGTGGTGGTAACATTAAGCAGGTGCTTAAAGGCATCGAAGTCGCCGCTGAACTTGGTTTTATGATCAAATTAAACGTCGTGGTGATCAAGGGACAAAATGATGATGAGATCATCGACTTTTTGAACTATACCCGGACACACAACGTAAATATTCGCTTCATCGAGTTCATGCCGATCGGCAATCCGCTAAAAACATGGCAAAAAGAATACGTTGGTTTGAAGAGCGTCTTCGATGTTTGTGCGGAAAATGGGCTAGAGTATGAACCAATTGAGTTAACGGGTAATGGCCCGTCGGAAAATTTCCAAATCAAGGACGCTGTAGGGAGTTTTGGTTTGATCCACCCTATTAGTAATAAATTCTGTGAGACCTGCAATCGTTTGCGGATCACACCAGATGGTTATGTAAAAGCTTGCCTATACTGGGACGAAGAGATCAATATTCGCCAAGCTATTCCGGATAAGGAGGAATTTCAACGCTTGATCCAAAAAGCCTTAGATAATAAGCCGCTTAACCATGAAATGGCGATGGCGGATGCGGATAAGGTGGTCAACAAAGCCCCGACATGGCGTCATATGAGTCAAATTGGAGGTTGA
- a CDS encoding nitrate/nitrite transporter yields the protein MQKEASSKSSAIIALIMGTLAMAGCFMAWSSFAPLAAQIQETLGLSMSQRTLLLATPVLLGSIMRIPVGILSDRYGGKKVYIALMIFVLIPLFLVPRVHSFGMLLFVALLLGMSGTSFAVGISYVSVWFPPERQGLVLGIASLGNIGNAISALTLPRIAAKWNFSMVYNVLIGLLLVLIVLFIVLCKEMPVDKTKTLKGSLAVAKDANTWYLSLFYALTFGLFMSFSNLTPTLLDSLFQMNPVNAGMWAAAFGALCTFVRPVGGMLSDHLRPMQLLQWVLIGIGVFAIEMGLTLSGIGPFVTGLVLIGVVAGLGNGIIFKMVPYVSKGNTGAVTGFVGAIGGLGGYFPPILLGSLKQMTGSYTWGFWLLAVFAVICWFVLYREFIRGGSHIVQ from the coding sequence ATGCAAAAAGAAGCAAGTTCCAAGTCTAGCGCGATAATAGCTTTGATCATGGGTACTTTGGCCATGGCGGGCTGTTTTATGGCTTGGTCAAGTTTTGCGCCATTAGCAGCACAGATTCAAGAAACATTGGGCTTATCCATGTCACAACGGACATTATTATTAGCTACCCCGGTATTACTCGGATCGATCATGCGGATTCCAGTGGGGATTCTCAGTGATCGTTATGGTGGTAAAAAAGTGTACATTGCCTTGATGATTTTTGTTTTGATTCCATTGTTCTTAGTACCGCGGGTACATTCATTTGGCATGCTATTATTTGTTGCTTTATTATTAGGAATGAGTGGGACCTCGTTTGCTGTCGGAATTTCATACGTGTCGGTTTGGTTCCCACCAGAGCGCCAAGGTTTGGTTTTGGGGATCGCTAGTCTCGGTAACATCGGTAATGCAATCTCTGCATTGACGTTACCGCGGATTGCCGCAAAATGGAACTTCAGTATGGTTTATAACGTGCTGATCGGTTTATTGTTGGTACTGATCGTTTTGTTCATCGTACTTTGTAAAGAAATGCCAGTCGATAAAACTAAAACGTTAAAAGGTTCTTTAGCAGTAGCGAAAGACGCCAATACTTGGTACTTATCCTTATTTTATGCGCTGACTTTCGGCTTGTTTATGTCGTTTAGTAATTTAACGCCAACATTATTGGATAGTTTGTTCCAAATGAACCCCGTTAATGCCGGCATGTGGGCGGCAGCGTTTGGTGCGCTGTGTACCTTTGTTCGTCCCGTCGGTGGGATGTTGTCCGATCATTTACGGCCGATGCAGTTGCTACAATGGGTTTTGATCGGCATTGGCGTTTTTGCCATTGAAATGGGATTAACGCTTAGCGGCATTGGACCATTTGTCACTGGCTTAGTATTGATTGGTGTGGTCGCTGGTTTAGGTAACGGGATCATTTTCAAAATGGTGCCGTACGTCTCTAAAGGTAACACCGGTGCCGTTACTGGCTTTGTTGGTGCCATCGGCGGTCTGGGGGGCTACTTCCCACCAATTTTATTAGGTAGTTTAAAACAAATGACGGGCAGTTATACGTGGGGCTTCTGGCTTTTAGCCGTATTTGCGGTTATTTGCTGGTTCGTCCTGTATCGCGAATTTATTCGTGGTGGCTCGCACATTGTCCAATAA
- a CDS encoding DNA topoisomerase, whose protein sequence is MIDMLILAEKSSAAKHMAKAFGGMTGSVVGKTYKIVHAHGHLMEFKDPEKMVTTEADKQRYSSWTDMQTMPWNQDDFSWAKTYAKAYNAYTKKSKSTRADVTAIKAEAANAKAILMATDNDPSGEGDLLGWEIINAIKWHGPVYRIRFADETPKSLNQAIRQMVEITDQFKQGEYLKSDARSKWDFLSMQLTRISTYAARQAGYRVKVINQGRLKSVIVLKIWQQQQLIDNYVKTPYFETKFKDPAGHIFARELKTEAQKQAARFADEKSGQADVARYTKSPVIKLKRVHKTQAPGALLDLAKLGSLLARQGFNPKEVLATYQKMYEAEIVSYPRTEDRKITQEQYNELLPVADRIAAVIGVDPQLLTHRTLRSKHRASSAAHGANRPGVKVPQSLAELAKYGPSAQAIYKTLAANYLAILGEDYEFDRITAELQLYPAFKTGFNVPVKLNYKAIFDDAEKGVPESQLANQTVGPEAAPFMYQGANPKPTRPSADWIGKFLEKHNIGTGATRLSVQAQLTSGKNAFINEKRGFYTLTQPGTIAAILVRETWIGSPQITKQLFDHMDAVGKLNEAPAVVVNSATKVIAHDLPLILRNSQELAQFVGQQSKARTTKKYKTKPKTQGQYRDGQTVEFNSTWGGHKFSAEEIRKLLQGDTISFNATSKYGKAYTATGALKQQTFKGKRFWGFKADFGK, encoded by the coding sequence ATGATCGATATGTTAATTTTAGCCGAAAAATCCAGCGCTGCTAAGCACATGGCCAAAGCGTTTGGTGGGATGACTGGCAGTGTAGTCGGGAAGACATATAAAATTGTTCACGCTCACGGACACTTAATGGAATTTAAAGATCCTGAAAAAATGGTAACTACAGAAGCAGATAAACAGCGCTATAGTTCGTGGACGGATATGCAGACGATGCCCTGGAATCAGGATGATTTTTCCTGGGCGAAAACCTATGCGAAAGCTTATAATGCCTACACGAAAAAGTCCAAGTCGACCCGCGCTGATGTGACTGCCATTAAAGCAGAAGCAGCCAACGCTAAGGCGATTTTAATGGCGACGGATAATGATCCTTCAGGTGAAGGCGATTTATTGGGCTGGGAGATCATCAATGCGATCAAATGGCACGGGCCAGTGTATCGCATTCGTTTCGCCGATGAAACTCCTAAATCGTTAAATCAAGCCATACGACAAATGGTTGAGATCACGGATCAATTTAAGCAGGGAGAATATCTGAAGTCAGATGCGCGCAGCAAGTGGGATTTTTTGTCGATGCAATTGACGCGGATCTCGACCTACGCCGCACGGCAGGCCGGTTATCGGGTCAAGGTGATCAATCAAGGCCGCTTAAAATCAGTGATCGTTTTAAAAATTTGGCAGCAACAACAATTGATCGATAATTACGTCAAAACGCCGTATTTTGAAACTAAGTTTAAGGATCCGGCGGGACATATTTTTGCTCGTGAACTTAAAACCGAAGCACAAAAACAAGCCGCGCGCTTTGCTGATGAAAAAAGCGGCCAGGCAGATGTAGCCCGCTATACCAAAAGTCCAGTGATTAAGCTTAAACGGGTACATAAAACTCAGGCGCCTGGCGCTTTACTTGATTTAGCTAAATTAGGCTCACTTTTAGCGCGGCAAGGCTTTAACCCTAAGGAAGTGTTGGCGACTTATCAGAAAATGTACGAGGCGGAGATCGTCTCCTATCCGCGGACGGAAGATCGGAAAATCACACAAGAACAGTACAACGAACTTTTGCCTGTGGCCGACCGCATTGCTGCCGTGATCGGTGTGGACCCACAATTGCTGACTCATCGAACGTTACGCAGCAAGCATCGCGCTAGTTCGGCCGCCCATGGTGCTAACCGTCCTGGCGTCAAGGTGCCGCAGTCATTGGCTGAATTAGCTAAATATGGCCCCAGCGCTCAAGCCATTTACAAAACGTTAGCTGCCAACTATTTAGCTATTTTAGGTGAAGATTACGAATTCGATCGCATTACCGCCGAATTGCAGTTGTATCCGGCATTTAAAACGGGTTTCAATGTGCCCGTAAAATTGAACTACAAGGCGATCTTTGATGATGCTGAAAAAGGGGTACCGGAAAGCCAGCTAGCTAATCAAACAGTTGGCCCTGAGGCAGCACCCTTTATGTACCAAGGCGCTAATCCTAAACCGACACGGCCTAGCGCTGATTGGATCGGCAAGTTTTTGGAAAAGCATAATATTGGTACTGGTGCGACGCGGTTGAGTGTCCAAGCGCAGTTGACCAGCGGCAAAAACGCCTTTATCAACGAAAAGCGCGGTTTTTATACTTTGACGCAACCAGGGACGATCGCAGCGATTTTAGTGCGGGAGACTTGGATCGGCTCACCGCAAATTACAAAGCAGCTTTTTGATCATATGGATGCTGTTGGTAAATTAAATGAAGCCCCGGCGGTCGTGGTCAATTCAGCCACCAAAGTTATCGCCCACGATTTACCGCTGATCTTAAGAAATAGTCAGGAGCTGGCCCAATTTGTCGGCCAACAATCCAAAGCGCGTACCACTAAAAAATACAAAACTAAGCCTAAAACACAAGGACAGTATCGTGATGGCCAGACGGTGGAATTCAATTCAACTTGGGGCGGCCATAAGTTTAGTGCGGAAGAAATTCGCAAATTGTTACAAGGCGACACGATTTCCTTTAATGCCACCAGCAAGTACGGTAAGGCCTATACTGCTACGGGCGCTTTAAAGCAGCAAACATTTAAAGGCAAAAGGTTTTGGGGCTTCAAAGCTGATTTTGGCAAATAA